The DNA segment CAACTGATTTTCCCAGAGGGAGGTGGGACCGCGAAATTCATTCCGCTTGGCTTCGCTGGCTGGATTCTCCGGGGCGGAATGAATTCCGCGGTCCCAGTATGCGATCCCGGCCAGACTCAAAGTTCGAACTCGCCGTCGTCGTCGATACCGTGCCAGCCGATGTGGCCGAAGGCGCGGAAGATCGACGGGATGGGCTCATCCTGCTCCTCGCCCTCGCCGTGTTCGACGGTGGCGGAACGGCTCAGGCCGCGGTTCGATTCGATGCTGATGACGGTGGTGTAGCCTTCCAGGTGGATCCAGTCACCCCACGACTTCTTTTCGTGGCGCGGTTCGAGGTCTTGTTTGCGGAGGGCGGCGAGAACTTCGGAAATGGTGCTGGGGGCTTCATCTTCCGGGAGTTGGAGCAAGGTTTCCATGTGAGGGATGTGAGAGGGATTTTGGAGGAGTTTTCAGTCGTGGGAAGTTTTGTCTGTGACGGAGAGCGTTGCTTCGCAAAGCCGCGCATAGGATCCGTTGGCCGCGATCAGTTCTTCGTGCGTGCCTTGTTCGATGAGGCGGCCGCGGTCGAGGACGCAGATGCGGTGAGCCTTCTGGACGGTGGAAAGCCGATGGGCAATGACAAAGCAGGTACGATCACTGCGTAAATTTTCGAGGGCCTGCTGGACGAGTCGCTCCGTGCGGTTGTCGAGGGCGGATGTGGCCTCATCCAGCAGCAGCAGCGGCGGGTTCTTCAGCAGGGCGCGGGCGATGGAGAGACGTTGCTTTTCGCCCCCTGAGAAGCGGCTGCCCCGCTCCCCGGCGATGGTGTCCAGACCCTGCGGGGAACGCTGGACGAACTCCGCGGCGTTCGCCAGTTCCAGCGCCTTCCACAGTTCCTCATCGGTGGCGTCTTTCTTCGCCAGCAGGAGGTTCTCGCGCAGGGTGGTGTTGAAGAGGAAGTTGTCCTGCGTCACGTAGCCGGTGTTGTCGCGCAGCCATTCCTTTGACAGCCCGGAGAGCGGGTTGCCGTCGATGAGGATGCGGCCGGAGGTGGGTTCGTAGAAACGGGTGAGGAGGTTGAGCGCGGTGGACTTGCCCGCGCCGGTTGCCCCCACGAGCGCGATGGTTTCTCCGGGTCGTGCCTCCAGGGTGAGGTTGCTGACGGCGGGTGCCTCATCGGAGTAGTTGAAGGAAACATCTTCGAAAAGGACATGGCCTTTCATCACTTCGGGGCGCAGGCCGTCGGTGAGGTGGGTTTCATCCGGGGTGTCCAGAATGGCGAAGATCCGCTTTGCGGAAACGATGCCGCGGGTGAAGGTCTGGGAGAGCGCGTTGATGCGGGAGATGGGATCAAACAGGAACCCCCATGCGACCAGGAAGCTCATGACCACGCCGGAGCTGATCTTTCCCTGGATGGTCCAAAGCGTGCCGAAGGCGAGCATGAGGACGATGCCGGACTCCGCGATGAAGGAGACGGACGGCCACACGACGGACTGGCCGCGCATCACGTTCATCTGCTTTTCCCCAACCTTCCGTGAAGCCTCGTCGAAGTTCATGAGGGCCTCCGGCTCGACGGTGTAGGCCTTGATCTGCCGGATGCCGGAGAGGTTGTCATGCAACAGGGCATTGAGCGCGGAGGATGCTTCGGAGGATTCCCTCCATTTCGGCTCCGCGCGCCTCGCCCACCAGGAGGTGATGATGCCGATGAAAGGCAGGGGGATGAGGGTGACCAGCGTGAGCTGCCAGGAGTGGAACAGCATGTAGCCGATGACGATGAGGAACTGCAGCGCGGCGGCGACCGCCTGGTCGATGCCCTCGATGATGACGCGGTTGGTCGCGGGCACGTCGTCGGAGACGCGCGACATGATCTCCCCGGAGGAGTTGGAGTCGAACCACTTCACCGGCAGGCGCTGGAGCTTGTCATAAAGCTCCACCCGGATGATGTGGGTGAGCTTCAGCTCCAGCACGTTGTTGAACCAGGTGCGGAGGGTGAAGAGGAGCTGGCGGGCGAAAATGGCTCCCACCACGATGCCGGCGGTGGGCAGGATGAGGTCCTGCCGCTTCTGCGGGATGATGGTGTCGATGAAATACATGGTCGCCCCCGGCAGCGCGAGCAGCAGGGCGGTGCATGTGACCGCCATCACCAGCGATACGGCGCTCCGGATGGGGAAGCGCAAGGTGTGGCGGAGGATGCGGGAAAGCATGGCGGCGTGAACGAATCCATACCTTCGTCTTTCCCGCGGAATTTTTCAAGTGCGGGTGGACGGAAGCGTGGGGGATGGGCAAGGATCCCCGGCGAGATGTTGTCGGATCCCCGTGTCTATGCGTTGGCGTTGTTGGCCGCTCTTTGCATCGGTCTGTCGAAGTCAGGGTTCAGCGGCATCTCGATGATTTCCGTGGTGCTGCTGGCAGACATCTACGGGCCGAAGGCGTCCGTGGGGCTGGCGCTGCCGTTGCTCATCGTGGCGGACCTGATGGCGTATCCCGCGTTCAGGAAGTTCGGCTCCTGGGGGCCGGTGTGGAAGTTGCTCGCGCCCGCATTGATCGGGCTGGGGTTGGGGTGGTGGCTGCTGGGCGCGATCGACGACAAGCTGGCGCGCAAGGTCATCGGTGGTTGTGTTCTGTCGATGGTGGCGCTGCAGGTTTTCCGGAGACTGAGGCCGGCGCTGTTCGACCGCATCGGTGAGTCACGGGCGTTCGGCGCGGGAGCGGGTGTGCTGGGTGGATTTGCGACCATGCTGGCGAACGCTGCGGGGCCGGTGATCCAGCTCTACCTGCTGGGGCGGAGGATCCCGAAGATGGAACTCATCGGCATCGGCGCGCGTTTCTTTCTGCTGATCAACATTCTGAAAGTGCCGATGAACGCGCGGCTGGCGCTCATCACTCCGGACAGCCTGCTGGAGAACGCGAAGCTGCTGCCCGGCGTGGTGGTGGGCATCTTCGGCGGTCGGTGGCTCATCCGGCACGTGCCGCAGGCGGCGTTCGAGTGGATGATCGTGGGTTTCGCCACGCTCGCCGCACTGCGCCTGCTTCTCTGGTAGATGTCAGCGCCAGCGTGTCTCGCGGAGTGCCTGTCCGGCCTGGAAGGCGAACATGCCGAAGAAGATCGCCAGGAAGATCTGCCGCGGGTGGAGGGCGAGTGCGAGCAGCGCGACGCCAACGGCGGTGATGATGGTGATCCAGAGGGTGATGCGGATACGTGCCGGTCCCAGCACGGCATTGACCAACTGGCCGCCGTCCAGAGGCAGGACGGGAAAAAGGTTGAGGATCGCCCACGCCACGCTGACCCATCTCAGTGAGTCGAGGAACATGAAGATCCCTTGGTTGAATGGCAGGTAGTGGAGGAGGATGTGGGCGATGAGTCCCAGCACGAGCTGGGCGGCGGGACCACCGGCGGTGACGAGGAAGTTCTGCGGGCGGGACAGGCGGCCGGAGGGATAAGTGGCGTAGCCGCCGAAGGCCTGGAGAGTGATGGAGGTCGGCAGCCTGTAGTGTTTGATGGTCAGGGCGTGGCCCAGCTCATGCACCATGATGGAGATGAACCCGGCGAGCATGAAGAGGGCCAGCTCCAGCAGTCCCTCGGGTGTCATGGTATCCGGTCTCAGTGCGCCGCCCAGCAGGGCCATGGTCACCCAGAAGAAGGGCTGGACTGCGACGGGGATGCCGAAAATGGAGAAATGGATCATGTGCCGCGCCACTGTTAGGCGCGTTGGAAGGGATGTGCAAGGCCCGCTGCAATGGATAACCGGTGACGGCAAAGTCACGCGGCCTTGACCGGGGAATCGTCCGGAGGTAATGGTGCGCAGCGGCGGCCACTGGCTGGGACGCCCCACCACCAAGCCACTTTCCTGAATCTCCCCATGCGCCGAGTTCTCACCAAGATCCCAGGGCTTCTCTGCCTTCCAGCCGCTTTCACGATGTTCTCATGCGCGCCGTCCAATGAGCCGCCGAGGCCGCTGCCGAAGGCGGAGCGTGTCATGTACCAGTGGTATGATGACGGCGGCCCCGGTGAGGTGACGGTGACCATCAACCTTTCCGAGCAGAAGGCGTTCGTGCGCCGCGCGGGTCGTGAGGTGGGCTGGACCTATGTGGCGACCGGCAAGGAGGGACATGGAACTCCGGGCGGCACCTACCGGATCACGGAAAAGATCGTGGACAAATACTCGAACCGCTACGGCTGGATCGAGGATGAGTTCGGCAACGTGGTAAACGGCGACGCGAAACCGAGCACCCGCAAGGGGCCGGGTGAAAAGTATGTGCCAGCGCCGATGCCCTACTGGATGCGTCTCACTTCCTACGGCATCGGCATGCATGGCGGGCTGATTCCGCAGCCGGGTGAACCTGCGTCCCACGGCTGCATCCGCCTGCCGCATGAGTTCGTGCCGATCCTGTTCGACAACGTGCGGGTGGGCACTCCCGTGCGGATCGTTTATTGATGGAGGCAGGGACGCCATTCCATGGCGTCCGGCGGGGGGCGGCGGAGGAGTCCCCGGGATGCCGGATGGTCTAAGACGTCCTCTTTGGAGGATATGGGGGAGTATTGTGGCAGGATGGGGTCGGAGGATGGCGGTGGCCGCCCCCCACGTGACCGCATGGGAATGCGGTCCCTGCCCCACGGAAATGATGACGGAGATTTGCAAGGATTTCCCGGGAGGGCGCGTTTTGTCCTATCCCCAAAAATCCGCCCATGAAAACGAACCGCCGCCATTTCCTTGGCAAGACCCTCGCCGCCTTCGGATCTCCAGCCATGCTCACGACCGCCGCAGCCGCCGCAGCGGTGCCTGCGGGTGATGGGAAGACGTTCACCATCCCGGCGGAAAATGCGCCGCTGACCGGAGATGCGGATGTCATCGTCTGCGGGGCGGGACCTGCGGGTGTGACGGCTGCCATCATGGCGGCGCGGGCGGGGGCGAAGGTGCGGCTTTTCGAATGGCGGGGCTGCCTGGGCGGAGTGTGGACGGCGGGTCTGCTGGGGTATTTCCTTGATTTCGCGAAGCCGGGATTCGCAAAGGAACTGCGGACGAAACTGGAGCAGCGCGGGGCCTACACCGGCAGCAGCGCCAGCGCGTTCAGCTATGACCCGGAGGCGCTGAAGCTGCTGCTGGAGGAGCTCTGCGTGGAGGCGGGTGTCACTTTCCAATACCACACACGGGTGGCCGCCGCCTTCCGCGACGGGCGGAAACTGACCACCATCATCACGGACTCGAAGGCCGGGCGGCAGGCTTGGACCGCGCCCGTCTTCATCGACTGCACCGGTGACGGTGACTTGGGTGCGCTGGCGGGCTGCACCTTTTCCCTGGGGGATCCTTCCTATGGCGACACTGCGACCTGCCCGTGCCAGCCGATGTCGCTCAACGCGCTGCTCATCGTCCGGGACCCGGAGAAGCTGCGCGGGTTCGTCCGCTTCGGCAAGCCCCTGGAGGGGGAGAACAGCAACGGCGACAAGAAGAACGCCATCCGCAAGGAGATCCAGAAATTCGGCCACTACCCATCCTACGGCTCACCCACGCTCTGGCATGTGAAGGAGAATCTCTTGTTCGCCATGTTCAACCATGAGTATGGGGTGAAGCCCTTCGACCCGGCGGCGGTCACGCGCGCGACGGTGAACGCGCGGGCGGAGATGAACAAGATGATCGACGGGCTGCGCGGACTGGGAGGTGGCTGGGAGGGTCTCCAGATTGTCGCCACGGCGGAACAGATCGGCGTGCGGGACGGCCGCCGCATCGCCGGACGCTACACGGTTTCCACGGACGACATCATCGCCGGTGCCCGTCATGATGACGCGGTGACGCGCGCGACCTTCGGCGTGGACATCCACGCCACCACCGGGGAGCACAACGAGAAGAAGGCGTCCAGCCATGCCACGGGCATCAAGGTGAAGGCGTATGACATCCCCCTGCGCGCGCTGATCGCAAAGGATGTGGACGGGCTGCTGATGGCGGGCCGCTGCATCAGCGGGGACTTCGTGTCCCACTCCAGCTACCGTGTTACTGGAAATGCAGTAGGCATGGGCGAGTCGGCGGGTGTCGCCGCTGCCCTGGCCGCCAAGTCCGGGAAGCCGCCGCATGAAGTCGCGTGGCAGGAGGTGAAGGAGAAGATCGACGCGCTGAGGGGGTGAGGCGGGATTCAGGCGTCCTCCGGGTTGGGTTCGACGCCATGACTCACGCGCCTTTTTTGACCACGGATTAAAGGATTATACGGATTCGAAACGAAGCGTGGAATCTGAATCCGCGTAACCCGTGGTTCCTTCCACCATCACCAAGAGTCAGGCCATTTCCGTGGATCTTGGATCCTGCATCCTGAAACCTGCATCACGGGATTTTTCCGAAGATTTCCTTCAGCACCTCCGGTGACAGCAGCTCGGGCGTGATGACCGGCTCCGGCTGTCCGGGGATGTAAAGGACGTTGACGGGGATGGCGGTGCGGCCGAGTTCCTTCAGCTTCGCGTCGATGGCGGGACTTGTGTTGGTTTTGTCCGCCTTGAGGGCGACGATGTTCTTGTCCTTCATCAGTTTCACGACATCCGGGGTGTAGGCCCGGCTCTTGTTGACTTGGCACGTGAGGCACCACTTCGCGGTGAAATCGACATAGACCGGTTGGCCGGCGGCGAGCAGGCGCTCGACTTCCTCCTGGGACCATGGGTGCCACTCGAGCTTGTTGGCGGCATCCGCGGCCTGGACGGTGGGGACGGGCCATGGCCAGGCTAGGAGGGTGCCGGTAGCTGCGAAGGCGAGAGCGATGATGCGGGCGGCGATGCGTACCT comes from the Luteolibacter sp. SL250 genome and includes:
- a CDS encoding ABC transporter ATP-binding protein is translated as MLSRILRHTLRFPIRSAVSLVMAVTCTALLLALPGATMYFIDTIIPQKRQDLILPTAGIVVGAIFARQLLFTLRTWFNNVLELKLTHIIRVELYDKLQRLPVKWFDSNSSGEIMSRVSDDVPATNRVIIEGIDQAVAAALQFLIVIGYMLFHSWQLTLVTLIPLPFIGIITSWWARRAEPKWRESSEASSALNALLHDNLSGIRQIKAYTVEPEALMNFDEASRKVGEKQMNVMRGQSVVWPSVSFIAESGIVLMLAFGTLWTIQGKISSGVVMSFLVAWGFLFDPISRINALSQTFTRGIVSAKRIFAILDTPDETHLTDGLRPEVMKGHVLFEDVSFNYSDEAPAVSNLTLEARPGETIALVGATGAGKSTALNLLTRFYEPTSGRILIDGNPLSGLSKEWLRDNTGYVTQDNFLFNTTLRENLLLAKKDATDEELWKALELANAAEFVQRSPQGLDTIAGERGSRFSGGEKQRLSIARALLKNPPLLLLDEATSALDNRTERLVQQALENLRSDRTCFVIAHRLSTVQKAHRICVLDRGRLIEQGTHEELIAANGSYARLCEATLSVTDKTSHD
- a CDS encoding sulfite exporter TauE/SafE family protein, encoding MLSDPRVYALALLAALCIGLSKSGFSGISMISVVLLADIYGPKASVGLALPLLIVADLMAYPAFRKFGSWGPVWKLLAPALIGLGLGWWLLGAIDDKLARKVIGGCVLSMVALQVFRRLRPALFDRIGESRAFGAGAGVLGGFATMLANAAGPVIQLYLLGRRIPKMELIGIGARFFLLINILKVPMNARLALITPDSLLENAKLLPGVVVGIFGGRWLIRHVPQAAFEWMIVGFATLAALRLLLW
- a CDS encoding site-2 protease family protein — protein: MIHFSIFGIPVAVQPFFWVTMALLGGALRPDTMTPEGLLELALFMLAGFISIMVHELGHALTIKHYRLPTSITLQAFGGYATYPSGRLSRPQNFLVTAGGPAAQLVLGLIAHILLHYLPFNQGIFMFLDSLRWVSVAWAILNLFPVLPLDGGQLVNAVLGPARIRITLWITIITAVGVALLALALHPRQIFLAIFFGMFAFQAGQALRETRWR
- a CDS encoding L,D-transpeptidase family protein; this translates as MRRVLTKIPGLLCLPAAFTMFSCAPSNEPPRPLPKAERVMYQWYDDGGPGEVTVTINLSEQKAFVRRAGREVGWTYVATGKEGHGTPGGTYRITEKIVDKYSNRYGWIEDEFGNVVNGDAKPSTRKGPGEKYVPAPMPYWMRLTSYGIGMHGGLIPQPGEPASHGCIRLPHEFVPILFDNVRVGTPVRIVY
- a CDS encoding FAD-dependent oxidoreductase, with translation MKTNRRHFLGKTLAAFGSPAMLTTAAAAAAVPAGDGKTFTIPAENAPLTGDADVIVCGAGPAGVTAAIMAARAGAKVRLFEWRGCLGGVWTAGLLGYFLDFAKPGFAKELRTKLEQRGAYTGSSASAFSYDPEALKLLLEELCVEAGVTFQYHTRVAAAFRDGRKLTTIITDSKAGRQAWTAPVFIDCTGDGDLGALAGCTFSLGDPSYGDTATCPCQPMSLNALLIVRDPEKLRGFVRFGKPLEGENSNGDKKNAIRKEIQKFGHYPSYGSPTLWHVKENLLFAMFNHEYGVKPFDPAAVTRATVNARAEMNKMIDGLRGLGGGWEGLQIVATAEQIGVRDGRRIAGRYTVSTDDIIAGARHDDAVTRATFGVDIHATTGEHNEKKASSHATGIKVKAYDIPLRALIAKDVDGLLMAGRCISGDFVSHSSYRVTGNAVGMGESAGVAAALAAKSGKPPHEVAWQEVKEKIDALRG